caataatgcacaataacaaacacacacaatgatacacaataacacacatacacacagtgatacacaataacacacacaatgatacaaTTGTATgtgtattgggtacaattaataatgtagaataaggtaatgcagaataaggcattaatatgagcTTAATAAGCACTAATAAagagccaatattctattaatattcatggtAATAAgaaactagttaaatgaccctaaaataacgTTACTGTggatgttatggaagaatgcgtgtgtacctgcagggggtttggcctcaatggccctccagtaagcagagtgctgtgtgtaagtgaccgaggaacgtagggtacaaattcaacttaaattgtattaaatcttgttgttttaagattttttaaactacatttaagttccttgttatagacGACGctgcatttcattttaaaaaaattcccaatttatttccaaatattcctgttaattcccatggaaagtttccagccttgaaaattcccgaaattttgcaaccctacacacacacaccatgaaacacaataacacacatacacacagtgatacacaataacacacatacacacagtgatacacaataaaacacatacacacagtgatacacaataacacacatacacacagtgatacacaataacacacatacacacagtgatacacaataacacacatacacacagtgatacacaataacacacatacacacagtgatacacaataccacacatacacacagtgatacaagttaacatgtacacacagtgatacacaataacacacatacacccagtgatacacaataacacacatacacacagtgatacacaataacacacatacacacagtgatacacaataccacacatacacacagtgatacacaataacacacatacacacagtgatacacaataacacacatacacacagtgatacacaataccacacatacacacagtgatacaagTTAACACGTACACACtgtgatacacaataacacacatacacacagtgatacacaataacacacacaatgatacacaataacacacatacacacagtgatacacaataccacacatacacacagtgatacaagttaacatgtacacacagtgatacacaataacacatacacacaatgatacacaataacacacatacacacagtgatacacaacaacacacaatgatacacaataacacacatacacaaagtgatacacaataacacacacaatgatacacaataacacacacacacagtgattcacaataacacacacaatgatacacaataacacacatacacacagtgatacacaataacacacatacacagagtgatacacaataacacacacacatacacacatacacacatatgcacacacacacccatacatacacacacatacacacatatgcacacacacacccatacatacacacacatacacacacatacacacacacacacacacacacagggatacacaATAACATGATAATGCACTCTAACACACAGAAGTTATGAAGAAAAGACTATATTATAACTAACACAGTGACAGACATGAGATGTATAAgaatgctgatgtgtgtgtgtgtgtgtgtgtgtgtgtgtgtggtgtgtgtgtagatcatCAGTCTGACACGGCCAACAGACTCGTGGCTGGAACATGTTGATTTCCGCACGTTGTTCCGTTGTTTATCGGATGAAGAAGTGCTGCAGGTTTTTGCTGCTACAGTGTTGGAGCGCAGAATTGTCTTCCTTGCTGAGGAGCtggggtacacacacacacactcactcacacacacacacacactcacacacacacacacacacacactcacacacacacactcactcacacacacagacacacacacacacacactcactcacacacacacacacacacacactcacacacacacacacactcactcacactcacacacacacacacacacacacacacacacacacacacacacacacactcacacacacacacacacattcacacacacactcactcacactcacacacacacactcactcacacgcacacacactcactcacacacactcacacacacactcactcacactcacacacacacacacactcacagacacacccacacacacactcacagacacacacttacagacacacacacacacactcaaacacgcacacacacactcacagacacacccacacacacacccacacacactcaaacactcacagacacacacacacacttacagacacacacactcacagacacacacacactcacagaccccccacacacacacacactcacagacacacacacacactcacagacacccccccacacacaaactcacagacacacacacacacacacacacactcaaacacagacataatctctctctctctctctctctctctctctctctctctctctctctctctctctctcttcctcaggACGTTGTCTCAGGTGATCCACGCTGTCTCTGTCCTCCTCCATCCCTTCATCTGGCAGCACACGCTTATCCCCATTGTGCCTCAGATCCTGATTGACGTTGTCATGGCGCCCACTCCTTACCTGCTGGGGGTTCAGAAGCGCCTGGCTGATGAGGCCATCGATCAGGGGGATGTgagtgtgacatcatcatcctcacgCAAAACTGTTTCAACTGTGCCCCAAAGAGCTGTAGTGTTATAACATGTGTGAggcagtgatgatgatgatgatgatgatgatgatgatgatgatgataaccaGGAACAAtagcaattaataataataagtgaatATCTCTCTGGTTTGTATACAGGATTTAACTGTGATTAATTACAGTTAATTAAGCAGGAGTAAGGCAGAGTTAGAATCCTGTTAGTTCAATTCCCAGAAAATGTTCAGGCTCTAATGTTCAGGCTCAAATGTTCAGGCTCTAATGTTCAGGCTCAAATGTTCAGGCTCAAGCTGTAtgtgaacagaaataaatatattgtaattaatatttattctatGATGCAGTCATTCTTCAACACTCACACTGCTACAGTTCACACCAAAGCTGCTTTGTTttcttaatatatttaatatataacatttaacacTGTTATTGAGatgaagagcagtgcagagtgtgtgctgtgtgaggcagcgatgatgatgatgatgatgatgatgatgatgatgaccaaGAACCATagtaattagtaataataagcGAATATGTCTGTGGTTTGTCATTGGCAGATGCTGGTTGTTGATTTGTCAGAGGGTCGTAAGGAAACGTTCATCAGACGAGtgagtttgattttattttattagtaatgTTTATGATCTTTACTCTGTTCCTCTGtcagttattataacacattaattctgttcctctgtcagttattataacgcatttattctgttcctctgtcagttattataacacatttattctgttcctctgtcagttattataacacatttactctgttcctctgtcagttattataacacatttactctctttctctgtcagttattataacacatttaccctgttcctctgtcagttattataacacatttattctgttcctctgtcagttattataacacatttattctgttcctctgtcagttattataacacatttactctgttcctctgtcagttattataacacatttactctctttctctgtcagttattataacacatttactctgttcctctgtcagttattataacacatttactctctttctctgtcagttattataacacatttactctctttctctgtcagttattataacacatttaccctgttcctctgtcagttattataacacatttattctgttcctctgtcagttattataacacatttattctgttcctctgtcagttattataacacatttattctgttcctctgtcagttattataacacatttaccctgttcctctgtcagttattataacacattaattctgttcctctgtcagttattataacacatttattctgttcctctgtcagttattataacacatttattctgttcctctgtcagttattataacacatttactctgttcctctgtcagttattataacacatttactctgttcctctgtcagttattataacacatttactctctttctctgtcagttattataacacatttactctctttctctgtcagttattataacacatttaccctgttcctctgtcagttattataacacatttattctgttcctctgtcagttattataacacatttattctgttcctctgtcagttattataacacatttactctgttcctctgtcagttattataacacatttattctgttcctctgtcagttattataacacatttactctgttcctctgtcagttattataacacatttactctctttctctgtcagttattataacacatttaccCTGTTCCTTTGtcagttattataacacatttactctgttcctctgtcagttattataacacatttactctgttcctctgtcagttattataacacatttactctctttctctgtcagttattataacacatttactctctttctctgtcagttattataacacatttaccctgttcctctgtcagttattataacacatttactctctttctctgtcagttattataacacatttaccctgttcctctgtcagttattataacacatttaccctgttcctctgtcagttattataacacatttattctgttcctctgtcagttattataacacatttattctgttcctctgtcagttattataacacatttattctgttcctctgtcagttattataacacatttattctgttcctctgtcagttattataacacatttactctgttcctctgtcagttattataacacatttactctctttctctgtcagttattataacacatttactctgttcctctgtcagttattataacacatttactctctttctctgtcagttattataacacatttaccctgttcctctgtcagttattataacacatttattctgttcctctgtcagttattataacacatttactctgttcctctgtcagttattataacacatttactctctttctctgtcagttattataacacatttattctgttcctctgtcagttattataacacattaattctgttcctctgtcagttattataacacatttattctgttcctctgtcagttattataacacattaattctgttcctctgtccgttattataacacatttactcTGTTCTTCTGTCAGTTGTTATAACTCCAACACCTTTACTGAGTTCCTCACACATTTGGAGACATGAACACTGAATGTTTGAGACCTGGCTCATGAGGTTTATTGTGTAAAGGCTGGAACTCCTCTTCCTgactctcagccaatcagaactcCCCAAACTTCACTGGTGTTGATGACGATGATcttattttctctgtgtttgtgaacaGATCGGAGACGAGGACTCGATTCTGCCTCACAAACTGAAAGAGGAAATCCTGCAGGCTCTGAGGAGCAGGAGCGAGAAATCCAGTCAGTCTCATTCTCATCTCTCACGTCTcacatcttacacacacacaccacacacagacagacagacacacacagacacacacacacacagacacacacgcacagacacacacacacgcacagacacacacacacgcacagacacacacgcacagacacacacacacacgcacagacacacacgcacagacacacacacagacacacacgcacagacacacacagacacacgcacaaacacagacgcacagacacacacagagacacacacactcacaaagacacacacacagacacaaaacaaacacagacacattgacacacacagacacacacacacacacacagatacacacgcacagacacacacacacagacacacactcacagacacacactcacagacacacacacagacacacacgcacagacacacacacacgcacagacacacacacgcacagacacacacgcacagacacacacacacgcacagacacacacacacgcacagacacacacacacacgcacagacacacacacacgcacagacacacacgcacagacacacacacacacgcacagacacacacgcacagacacacacacagacacacacgcacagacacacacagacacacgcacaaacacagacgcacagacacacacagagacacacacactcacaaagacacacacacagacacaaaacaaacacagacacattgacacacacagacacacacacacacacacacacacacagatacacacgcacagacacacactcacagacacacacacacagacacacacgcacacacaggcacacacacacgcacaaacacacacacagacgcacagacacacacacagagacacacacactcacacagaaacacacgcacagatacacacgcacagacacacactcacagacacacacacacacacacagacacacacgcacacacaggcacacacacgcacaaacacacacacagacgcacatacacacgcactcacacagacacacacagacacaccacaaacacagacacattgacacacagacacacacacacgcacaaagacacacacagatacacagacgcacagacacagacacacacacagacacaccacacacacacagacacaccacacacacacacacacatagagacacacacacagagacacatcgcaaacacagacacattgacacagacacagacacacacatgcacagacacacacacgcagacacacacacagacacaccagcATTGAGGTTAACTAGCATTACATGACACGGTGTAATGATGTCTCTGTGCTCTCAGGTCTGGAGGAACTGAACTGCATCGTCCCTGAAGCTTTCTTGCCGTTTTTCATCAAAACCGTTGGCCATTTTTCCAAATACATGGTGAGGAACGGTGCAGACGCCACAGCACACTTTCAGAAGAGGAGCTTCTGTAAAGCCATCGAGTCCAAAAGCATTCGACATTTCGTAAAGAACTTTGTTCAGACACAGATGTTTGACCTGTTTATCCAGGAAGTGGAGCAGAGACCAACCTCCCAAACAGGTGAGATACTGTGTGATTAGACACGCATACAGTGTGatcagacacacccacagtgtAATCAGACACACCCACTGTGTAATCAGGCTCGTCCACTGTGTGATCAGACTCTGCCCTTTTAAATTAGATTATTACTcttttattcagtattttatttaatagttcTTTTTCTGTCCTGCAGGTTTTTTTGAGCGGAAGATCTCAGAGTATCACAGGAAGATGAGAGAGAAGGCAAAGAAACACTAGAactttataaatgtgtaaaatatacagAAGCTGGATGTTAATAATTGTAGACTGTAGATAGAAAATGTTCGTTATTTATCTGTAAGTTTTATTGTAAATTtggggcatgtgtgtgtataatggcTTAttagtaattgtgtgtgtttaaaaactaTATcatctatagtgtgtgtgtgttttaaaatactattttgtattttagttttaaattttgGACAATTTAAATTGATAGTGAGAGGTTTTCCAAAACTGAgccagaataaaacatttttttaataatgtggagtagtttttatttttaatgttgtgtatttattaaattaatcgTATCATGTAAATACCATAAACAATTAATCAACGCCAAGCAAAGACTTTATattttgggtttattttttcagtcaaaagtgcaaaatgaagtatttcttGTGTGTAATAAGAACAATTCTGTGAATTAGAGATGATTTTGATTCATGTTGTGAATAATGAATgcagatttaattattttcgTTATAAAGGAATATTTTGGtgaaaaattacatttacaaccAACACACTACTGCAGTGCTAACATTGTCCACTGGGGGTCAGCAAAACACTCCACTGATCAATCACAACTTCAACACAAACGTTTTAAAGGTGATTATGGAGTGATTTTGTGgacaaaatgaaaaaggaaTTGAAATTTATATCACAATTGCGTTTCCTATTTGTCATTGTAAAAAC
The genomic region above belongs to Tachysurus vachellii isolate PV-2020 chromosome 11, HZAU_Pvac_v1, whole genome shotgun sequence and contains:
- the dennd2da gene encoding DENN/MADD domain containing 2Da isoform X3; protein product: MNGFGFQKLRSAKGKKSECKHRRSTVFQGEDEEQDKGAMKRLSTMWMSVKGKMSRDRGLKEPESPVSPDAAPVDEQQREFRYASGQFFFEYLVVVSLKKNKNGTYEPQISYQFPKRDGLVRFQKEEEEKTLKAITLFCFPEGINWAPLTEYSSETFSFVLTEVDGSRRNGYCRRLLPHGNGARPPEAYCIISKVACFGLFSKIFDEVEKRRQISMAMIYPFMQSLREAPFPAPGNTVQIKSFIPDSGTEIISLTRPTDSWLEHVDFRTLFRCLSDEEVLQVFAATVLERRIVFLAEELGTLSQVIHAVSVLLHPFIWQHTLIPIVPQILIDVVMAPTPYLLGVQKRLADEAIDQGDMLVVDLSEGRKETFIRRIGDEDSILPHKLKEEILQALRSRSEKSSLEELNCIVPEAFLPFFIKTVGHFSKYMVRNGADATAHFQKRSFCKAIESKSIRHFVKNFVQTQMFDLFIQEVEQRPTSQTGFFERKISEYHRKMREKAKKH